A single window of Sparus aurata chromosome 12, fSpaAur1.1, whole genome shotgun sequence DNA harbors:
- the rph3aa gene encoding rabphilin-3A, with protein sequence MNVSGGAPGEELTDEEKEIINSVLARAAMMENMEQQRIERLSSRLDNIKKTACGDGRSHCLLCGATFGPQGVTAVLCVQCQKHICSKCGLRSDSRTCPAWLCRICNEHQEVQKRSGAWFFKGRDQQGLPPPLPLSRPRQSSIENSSAPDGPHEPTTQRNSTQPPQQQQQQQQQQQPSCGSEQWEQTARTTADSYNETQSSPAAVTKTERHVLASKPPRATAQQVAPTSAPAAEAENKRAEREETAGPPAVQEKRQPVVSSSLPAARITPPVNPPVNNNTAPPRPPPDPTEDEDEYDSDDATTLGSLEFSLLYEQENHSLHCCIVKAKGLKPMDSNGLADPYVKLHLLPGASKSNKLRTKTLKNTLNPVWNETLVYHGITDDEMSRKTLRLSVSDEDKFGHNEFIGETRVALKKLKFDQKKNFSVCLERVIPVKKAVGGQARGMALYEEDLNEGEDSEERGRILVSLMYSSQQGRLIVGVVRCAHLAAMDSNGYSDPFVKVCLKPDMGKKAKNKTQIKKKTLNPEYNEEFSYEIKHGELAKKTLDISVWDYDMGKSNDFIGGCQLGIQAKGESLKHWYECLKNKDKKIERWHVLLNDNTVQFED encoded by the exons ATGAACGTGTCTGGCGGCGCCCCCGGGGAGGAGCTCACGGATGAGGAGAAGGAGATCATCAACAGCGTGCTGGCTCGAGCTGCCATGATGGAGAACATGGAGCAGCAGAGGATCGA GCGTCTCTCCAGCCGCCTGGACAATATCAAGAAGACGGCGTGCGGCGACGGCCGGTCGCACTGTCTGCTGTGCGGGGCCACGTTCGGACCGCAGGGGGTCACGGCCGTCCTCTGCGTGCAGTGCCAAAAA CACATTTGCAGTAAATGTGGGCTCCGGAGCGACAGCAGGACGTGCCCTGCGTGGCTGTGCAGAATCTGTAATGAACACCAAGAG GTCCAGAAGCGTTCTGGAGCTTGGTTCTTCAAGGGCAGAGACCAGCAGGGTCTGCCGCCCCCCCTGCCTCTGTCCAGACCTCGACAGTCCAGCATCGAGAACAGCTCGGCTCCAGATGGACCACATGAGCCCACGACACAGAGAAACAGCACAC agccgccgcagcagcagcagcagcagcagcagcagcagcagccgtcCTGTGGATCAGAACAATGGGAGCAGACAGCAAGAACAACAGCTGACAGCTATAATGAGACTCAGTCGTCTCCAGCAGCTGTAACAAAGACTGAGAGACATGTGTTAGCCTCCAAACCTCCTCGGGCAACTGCACAGCAGGTCGCCCCCACCTCAG CTCCAGCTGCCGAGGCGGAAAACAAACGCGCGGAGAGGGAAGAGACGGCGGGTCCTCCAGCTGTGCAGGAAAAAAGACAACCTGTTGTCTCCAGTTCACTTCCTGCAGCCAGAATCACTCCACCTGTGAATCCACCGGTCAACAACAACACCGCTCCCCCGAGACCCCCGCCTGATCCGacagaggacgaggacgagTACGACTCAGACGACGCCA CCACGCTGGGATCTCTGGAGTTCAGTCTGCTGTACGAGCAGGAGAACCACAGCCTCCACTGCTGCATCGTCAAAGCCAAG GGTTTGAAGCCGATGGACTCGAACGGACTCGCCGACCCGTACGTGAAGCTGCACCTGTTACCTGGAGCCAGTAAG TCCAACAAGCTTCGCACCAAGACACTGAAAAACACTCTGAACCCCGTGTGGAACGAGACGCTGGTCTACCACGGCATCACCGACGACGAAATGTCGAGAAAAACTCTCCG ACTCTCAGTGAGCGACGAGGATAAGTTCGGACACAACGAGTTCATCGGGGAGACGCGAGTCGCTCTGAAGAAACTGAAGTTTGACCAGAAGAAGAACTTCAGCGTTTGTTTGGAGCGAGTGATCCCG GTGAAGAAGGCGGTCGGAGGACAGGCTCGTGGCATGGCTCTCTACGAGGAGGAT CTGAATGAAGGCGAGGACTCGGAGGAGAGGGGTCGGATCCTGGTGTCGCTCATGTACAGCAGTCAGCAGGGTCGCCTGATCGTGGGCGTCGTCCGCTGCGCTCACCTGGCTGCCATGGACTCCAACGGATACTCGGACCCGTTCGTCAAAGT GTGTCTGAAGCCAGATATGGGGAAGAAAGCTAAAAACAAGACTCAGATAAAGAAGAAGACCCTCAATCCGGAGTATAACGAG GAATTCAGTTACGAGATAAAGCACGGCGAGCTAGCCAAGAAAACTCTCGACATCTCGGTCTGGGATTATGACATGGGGAAATCCAACGATTTCATTG GAGGATGTCAGCTGGGCATCCAGGCTAAAGGCGAGAGTCTGAAGCACTGGTACGAGTGCCTCAagaacaaagacaagaagatcGAGCGCTGGCACGTTCTGCTGAACGACAACACTGTCCAGTTTGAAGATTAA